A stretch of the Halomonas sp. CH40 genome encodes the following:
- a CDS encoding transglutaminase-like cysteine peptidase, producing the protein MAQRAPVRPPQPFSISRRQFLTAIGVVVAAGALSYFPSSANAFNPQRLRNSMNRLYGARGLQTLEEWFALLDRLRGANVATQLRDVNGFFNRRVLWRDDIQIWGQEDYWATPLETMGKGEGDCEDYSIAKYITLKELGVPGDKLRMIYVRARIGRSQITQAHMVLGFYQTPASEPLVLDNLVASIQPASRRDDLDPVFSFNSSGLWAGNSNSSRADPMARLSRWRSVVSRMQEQGFV; encoded by the coding sequence ATGGCGCAACGGGCTCCTGTTCGCCCTCCACAGCCCTTTTCTATTTCCCGGCGCCAATTTCTGACGGCGATCGGCGTAGTAGTGGCCGCTGGTGCACTAAGCTACTTCCCTTCTTCAGCGAATGCCTTCAATCCTCAACGTCTGCGCAACAGCATGAACCGCCTTTATGGCGCTCGTGGTTTACAAACGCTGGAAGAATGGTTTGCCCTGCTTGACCGTTTGCGGGGAGCCAACGTGGCCACGCAGCTGCGCGATGTGAATGGCTTTTTCAACCGCCGCGTCTTGTGGCGTGATGATATCCAGATATGGGGGCAGGAAGATTACTGGGCCACTCCCCTGGAAACCATGGGCAAGGGTGAGGGGGACTGCGAAGATTACTCGATTGCCAAGTACATCACCCTTAAAGAACTGGGCGTGCCCGGCGACAAATTGCGCATGATCTATGTACGTGCGCGGATTGGTCGTTCACAGATCACCCAGGCGCACATGGTGCTCGGGTTTTATCAGACGCCCGCCTCGGAGCCGCTAGTGCTTGATAATCTGGTTGCCTCCATTCAGCCCGCTTCGCGACGTGATGACCTTGACCCTGTGTTCAGTTTTAACAGCAGTGGCCTATGGGCCGGTAACAGCAATAGCTCGCGCGCTGACCCCATGGCGCGTCTATCCCGTTGGCGTAGTGTAGTCTCACGCATGCAGGAGCAGGGCTTTGTATAA
- a CDS encoding EAL domain-containing protein — MSLIKQLWLTVIAILLLAFIGSLTISITSSRHYIEQEVQIKNADNANALALSMTQLEKDDVSMELLVAAQFDTGHYRRIELRSPQGEILHLREAEEHIDDVPQWFINLASFEVSPGQAVVQDGWSQYGTLTLESQHSFAYRTLWRSSLEMTGWFALAGVVSFLLAWWIVRTIRKPLVDVIQQAKSISARRFTTTEEPYTLELREVVRAMNTLSGAVHEMLSEETSKLDVLRRRLQEDPTTKALTRESLLERLKRNLESNSHRASGALALVRVEQLAELNETLGRRGADSLLTSLVQHLREVGEHYGDADVGRLNGSDFMLIIPSATDLESVAQALSTHLNSLKASINDDIVLASVLVDYQEGDTLSQRLAALDSTLAAAEARTDCLTMINQGEQRHALCTTQEEWREAIDQAMAKGVQLASYPVRDRKGGLIHYEAPSRLYMQGSWRNAGVFMPWVHRLQRDDALDMAVLEAALTHISKHHQPVGINVSARSLRDVHFIKHLTQRLRQAGRATQWLWMELPEHVAIHDLASFRLLCRELQPLGVKVGLEHVGSEFNKLADLHDLGLSFLKFDASLVSGIENSTDQQTILRGMATLAHSLGILAIAEGVKHESEAEALFDLGLDGITGPGVK, encoded by the coding sequence ATGTCGTTAATCAAACAACTCTGGCTCACTGTGATTGCCATACTTCTACTGGCGTTTATAGGCAGCCTGACGATCAGCATTACCAGCAGCCGTCACTACATCGAACAGGAAGTGCAAATCAAGAACGCGGACAACGCCAACGCACTGGCACTTTCAATGACCCAGCTGGAAAAGGACGACGTCAGCATGGAACTGCTGGTAGCCGCACAGTTTGATACCGGCCACTACCGCCGGATTGAATTGCGCTCACCCCAAGGGGAAATCCTCCATCTGCGTGAGGCCGAAGAACATATCGACGATGTACCCCAGTGGTTTATCAATCTGGCCAGCTTTGAGGTTTCGCCCGGCCAAGCCGTGGTGCAGGATGGCTGGAGCCAGTACGGCACCCTGACGCTGGAAAGCCAGCACAGCTTTGCTTACCGTACCCTATGGCGCAGCAGCCTGGAAATGACCGGCTGGTTCGCGCTGGCCGGTGTGGTCAGCTTCTTGTTGGCCTGGTGGATTGTTCGTACCATCCGCAAACCGCTGGTCGACGTCATTCAGCAGGCTAAAAGTATCAGCGCCCGGCGCTTTACCACCACGGAAGAGCCCTACACTCTGGAACTTCGCGAGGTAGTCCGCGCGATGAATACCCTCTCTGGCGCGGTGCATGAGATGCTCAGCGAGGAAACCAGCAAGCTGGATGTTCTGCGCCGCCGCTTGCAGGAAGACCCCACCACCAAGGCGTTGACCCGAGAATCCTTACTTGAACGCCTTAAGCGTAACCTGGAAAGCAACTCCCATCGTGCCAGTGGCGCTTTGGCTCTGGTACGCGTTGAGCAGCTTGCAGAGCTTAACGAAACACTCGGGCGGCGCGGTGCGGATTCGCTGCTAACCTCTCTCGTTCAACATCTGCGTGAGGTAGGCGAACACTACGGTGATGCCGATGTTGGGCGCCTGAATGGCAGTGATTTCATGTTGATCATTCCGTCAGCGACTGATCTGGAAAGTGTCGCTCAGGCGCTGAGTACTCACCTAAACAGCCTGAAAGCGAGCATTAACGACGATATTGTGCTGGCCTCTGTGCTGGTGGACTACCAGGAAGGCGATACGCTATCGCAGCGCCTTGCTGCCTTGGATAGCACTCTGGCTGCCGCTGAAGCCAGAACAGACTGCCTGACCATGATCAACCAGGGTGAACAGCGTCATGCTCTCTGCACTACTCAAGAAGAATGGCGTGAAGCCATTGATCAAGCGATGGCAAAAGGTGTTCAGCTAGCCTCTTACCCAGTGCGTGACCGTAAAGGGGGCCTGATTCATTATGAGGCACCTTCACGCTTATATATGCAGGGCAGTTGGCGCAATGCAGGTGTCTTTATGCCTTGGGTACATCGCTTGCAGCGCGATGATGCTCTGGATATGGCCGTCCTTGAAGCCGCGCTGACGCATATCAGCAAGCATCACCAGCCCGTGGGCATCAATGTATCAGCGCGTTCCCTACGCGATGTTCACTTCATCAAACACCTCACCCAACGGTTACGCCAGGCAGGGAGGGCCACTCAGTGGTTGTGGATGGAACTACCTGAGCACGTGGCCATTCATGACCTGGCCAGTTTCCGCCTGCTATGTCGTGAGCTTCAGCCGCTGGGGGTCAAGGTCGGCCTGGAACATGTGGGCAGCGAGTTCAACAAGCTCGCCGACCTGCACGATCTAGGCCTGAGCTTCCTCAAATTTGATGCTTCCTTGGTTAGCGGCATAGAAAACTCGACCGACCAGCAAACTATCTTGCGCGGCATGGCCACCCTCGCCCACTCGCTTGGCATTCTGGCAATTGCTGAAGGTGTGAAACATGAATCTGAAGCCGAAGCGCTGTTTGACCTCGGCCTGGACGGCATTACCGGCCCAGGGGTGAAGTAA
- a CDS encoding tryptophan synthase subunit beta like protein, with protein MYVKRNKEGSIVQVCKEPSPDCKEYLTPGSAELVAFFAAEDEAARLRESDMEFVRVLEDVITLLMDKGILRFTDLPEKAQEKLLDRQTLRKRVNDVGLMDDDDGDVI; from the coding sequence ATGTACGTAAAACGTAATAAAGAGGGCAGCATTGTTCAGGTGTGCAAGGAGCCATCGCCTGACTGCAAGGAGTACCTGACGCCCGGCTCGGCGGAGCTGGTGGCATTTTTTGCGGCTGAGGACGAAGCGGCAAGGCTGCGTGAATCTGATATGGAATTTGTGCGGGTACTCGAAGACGTGATTACCTTGCTGATGGACAAGGGGATTTTGCGTTTTACTGATCTGCCGGAAAAAGCTCAGGAAAAGCTGCTGGATCGCCAGACATTGCGTAAGCGGGTGAACGATGTTGGCCTGATGGATGATGATGACGGTGATGTGATCTAG